The following coding sequences are from one Streptomyces sp. NBC_01485 window:
- a CDS encoding DUF5133 domain-containing protein — MLQPAKTEVARALGSYRSWERAMLARPGDRTVRSTFEDCGYTLCVLLGKRCAREAADAAEQYLRAATDARQRERRGPIRRTGVARLSVTRSLPLAPAEM, encoded by the coding sequence ATGCTGCAACCAGCGAAGACCGAAGTCGCCAGAGCCCTGGGCAGTTACCGGTCCTGGGAGCGGGCCATGCTCGCGCGCCCGGGCGACCGCACGGTGCGGTCCACCTTCGAGGACTGCGGGTACACCCTGTGCGTGCTGCTGGGCAAGCGCTGCGCGCGCGAGGCCGCGGACGCCGCCGAACAGTATCTGCGGGCCGCTACGGACGCCCGTCAACGGGAGCGCAGGGGACCGATCCGCCGCACAGGTGTCGCACGGCTGTCCGTGACGCGGTCCCTCCCCTTGGCTCCGGCGGAGATGTAG